In one window of Acidovorax sp. HDW3 DNA:
- a CDS encoding cation-translocating P-type ATPase: MSQVNSEPPAATLVAAAAAPIAAASLLDDPQEWAAFGRQVAGAVPEEGLWDSQVVLQGMHCAACALTIEEALRAVPGVQEVQVSAATQRARVQWRPAQVLPSAWMAAVQRAGYQALPAMDAQAREQRQAEQRKMLWRWLVAGLCMMQVMMYAWPAYIAQPGDLSLEMETLLRWASWVLSVPVIIFSCGPFFSNALRDVRLRRVSMDLPVALGMLITFVVSTIGTFEPAGIFGREVFFDSLTMFVFFLLTGRWLELRLRERTAGALEALLNRLPDSVERQRTDGGFERVAVRRLAVGDVVRVLPGDAFPADGSIIDGQTQVDEALLTGESTPVWRTEGARVAAGSYNLQAAVLVRVDGVGEATRYAQIVRLMESAALQKPRLAQLADRVARPFLLAVLLAAGLAAAWWWPTDPGHALMVAVAVLIVTCPCALSLATPVAMLTAAGTLARHGVLVRNLQALEALATVDTLVFDKTGTLTRDGLVLQAVRPAPGVDGAQALAWAAGLAQQSLHPVARAVLAAWQERHPDAVGVSPEQVQESIGQGLQGLYQGRCLRLGSPSYTGVAADAAGTQQVVLAELQDGTWQELARFDLHEDLRPEAAAVVRQLQQAGVQVQLLSGDRPVAVQRLAQQLGIAQALGGCTPADKLARLQAAQAQGHQVAMVGDGLNDGPVLAGAHVSFAFGCAVPLAQARSDFVVLGAQLTLVAQTLLLARRTLRVVRQNLWWAALYNALAVPLAVLGWMPAWLAGLGMAASSLLVVLNAARLSRALAPLAPASAAPVSVSTAWEMA, encoded by the coding sequence ATGTCCCAAGTCAATTCCGAACCGCCCGCTGCAACGCTGGTGGCAGCTGCGGCTGCGCCGATAGCGGCGGCCAGCCTGCTCGACGATCCCCAGGAGTGGGCGGCGTTCGGGCGCCAGGTGGCCGGTGCAGTGCCCGAAGAAGGGTTGTGGGATTCACAGGTGGTGCTGCAGGGAATGCATTGCGCCGCCTGCGCCCTGACGATCGAGGAAGCGCTGCGCGCCGTGCCTGGCGTGCAGGAGGTGCAGGTCAGCGCCGCCACGCAGCGCGCGCGCGTGCAGTGGCGCCCGGCGCAGGTGCTGCCCTCGGCCTGGATGGCAGCGGTGCAGCGTGCCGGCTACCAGGCCCTGCCAGCCATGGACGCGCAGGCGCGCGAGCAGCGCCAGGCCGAGCAGCGCAAGATGCTCTGGCGCTGGCTGGTGGCAGGTCTTTGCATGATGCAGGTCATGATGTACGCGTGGCCCGCCTACATCGCCCAGCCCGGCGACCTGTCGCTGGAGATGGAAACCCTGCTGCGTTGGGCCTCCTGGGTGCTGTCGGTGCCGGTCATCATCTTTTCGTGCGGACCTTTTTTCAGCAATGCGCTGCGCGACGTGCGCCTGCGCCGCGTCAGCATGGACTTGCCGGTGGCGCTGGGGATGCTTATTACGTTTGTCGTCAGCACCATCGGAACCTTCGAGCCGGCCGGCATTTTTGGCCGTGAGGTGTTCTTTGACTCGCTGACCATGTTCGTCTTTTTCTTGCTCACCGGCCGTTGGCTGGAGCTGCGCCTGCGTGAGCGTACCGCCGGCGCGCTCGAAGCCCTGCTCAATCGCCTGCCCGACAGCGTCGAGCGCCAGCGCACTGACGGTGGTTTTGAGCGTGTCGCCGTGCGCCGCCTGGCCGTGGGCGACGTGGTGCGGGTGCTGCCGGGCGATGCATTTCCTGCCGATGGCAGCATCATCGATGGTCAGACCCAGGTCGATGAGGCTTTGCTCACCGGTGAGTCCACCCCGGTGTGGCGTACCGAGGGCGCGCGTGTGGCCGCTGGCAGCTACAACCTCCAGGCGGCAGTGCTGGTGCGCGTCGATGGTGTGGGCGAGGCCACGCGTTACGCACAAATCGTCCGCTTGATGGAAAGCGCAGCGCTGCAAAAACCGCGCCTGGCGCAGCTGGCCGACCGCGTGGCGCGCCCCTTTTTGTTGGCCGTGTTGCTCGCTGCCGGGCTGGCCGCCGCTTGGTGGTGGCCGACTGACCCCGGCCACGCCCTCATGGTGGCGGTGGCGGTGCTCATCGTCACCTGCCCTTGCGCCTTGTCGCTGGCCACGCCCGTGGCCATGCTTACCGCTGCGGGCACCCTGGCACGCCATGGCGTGCTGGTGCGCAATCTACAGGCGCTAGAAGCGCTGGCCACGGTCGATACCCTGGTGTTTGATAAAACCGGCACCCTCACGCGCGATGGTCTGGTGCTGCAGGCCGTGCGCCCGGCGCCGGGCGTGGATGGGGCGCAGGCCCTGGCCTGGGCGGCGGGCTTGGCCCAGCAATCCTTGCACCCGGTGGCGCGTGCCGTATTGGCTGCCTGGCAAGAGCGTCACCCGGATGCCGTGGGCGTCAGCCCCGAGCAGGTGCAAGAGAGCATAGGCCAGGGGCTGCAGGGGCTGTACCAGGGGCGCTGCCTGCGCTTGGGCTCACCGAGCTACACCGGCGTGGCTGCAGATGCTGCTGGCACGCAGCAGGTAGTGCTTGCTGAGCTGCAGGACGGCACCTGGCAGGAGCTGGCACGGTTTGATTTGCATGAAGACCTGCGTCCTGAAGCCGCCGCCGTGGTGCGGCAGCTGCAGCAGGCCGGTGTGCAGGTGCAGCTGCTGTCGGGTGACCGCCCAGTGGCCGTACAGCGCCTGGCGCAGCAGCTGGGCATTGCCCAGGCCTTGGGGGGCTGCACCCCCGCCGACAAGCTCGCGCGCCTGCAGGCAGCGCAGGCCCAGGGGCACCAGGTGGCGATGGTGGGCGATGGTTTGAATGACGGCCCGGTGCTCGCCGGTGCCCATGTGTCGTTTGCTTTTGGCTGTGCCGTACCGTTGGCGCAGGCGCGCTCTGATTTCGTGGTGTTGGGTGCGCAGCTGACCTTGGTAGCCCAGACCTTGCTGCTGGCACGCCGCACCCTGCGCGTGGTGCGGCAAAACCTTTGGTGGGCTGCGCTTTACAACGCGTTGGCGGTGCCGCTGGCGGTGCTGGGGTGGATGCCGGCCTGGCTGGCGGGTCTGGGCATGGCCGCGAGCTCGCTGCTGGTGGTGCTCAACGCTGCGCGTCTGTCGCGTGCCCTGGCTCCGCTGGCGCCTGCCAGTGCCGCGCCAGTGTCGGTTTCAACTGCATGGGAGATGGCTTGA
- the ccoS gene encoding cbb3-type cytochrome oxidase assembly protein CcoS, with the protein MDILYLLVPLSVVLVLLILLALWWAVYRGQFESVEQEGERILRDG; encoded by the coding sequence ATGGATATCTTGTATTTGCTCGTGCCCCTGTCGGTCGTTTTGGTGCTGCTGATCCTGCTTGCCCTGTGGTGGGCGGTGTATCGGGGGCAATTTGAAAGCGTCGAGCAAGAGGGGGAGCGGATTTTGCGTGACGGTTGA
- a CDS encoding universal stress protein produces MYQHILIATDGSELSHKAVSHGLALAALGQAKVSVLKVVPNYPRNYFEGGLPIEAADIARVEQQWRTEAEALVDKVKAEGNSQGVAVQALIVQSDLVAEAIIESAQTHGCDLIVMASHGRRGLQRLLLGSETQHVLTHSHVPVLVLR; encoded by the coding sequence ATGTACCAACACATCCTGATCGCCACCGACGGCTCGGAGCTCTCGCACAAGGCCGTCAGCCACGGCCTGGCGCTGGCGGCGCTCGGCCAGGCCAAAGTGTCTGTTTTGAAAGTCGTGCCCAACTATCCGCGCAATTACTTCGAGGGCGGCCTGCCGATCGAGGCCGCCGACATTGCCCGTGTCGAGCAGCAGTGGCGCACCGAGGCCGAGGCCCTGGTGGACAAGGTCAAGGCCGAGGGCAACAGCCAGGGCGTGGCGGTGCAGGCGCTGATCGTGCAATCGGACCTGGTGGCCGAGGCCATCATTGAAAGTGCCCAAACCCACGGCTGCGACCTGATCGTCATGGCCTCGCACGGACGCCGGGGCCTGCAGCGCCTGCTGCTGGGCAGCGAAACCCAGCACGTGCTGACGCATTCGCACGTGCCGGTGCTGGTGCTGCGTTAA
- the ccoN gene encoding cytochrome-c oxidase, cbb3-type subunit I: MDSPSTNVAAHYNDTVVRQFAIMSVVWGVVGMLVGVIVAAQLAWPELNFGISWLSFGRLRPLHTNAVIFAFGGCALMGTSYYVVQRTCQTRLFAGSLAAFTFWGWQLVIVAAAISLPLGYTSGKEYAELEWPIDILIALVWVAYAVVFFGTVGTRKVKHIYVANWFYGGFILAVALLHIINSAAIPAGFMKSYSAYAGVQDAMVQWWYGHNAVGFFLTAGFLGMMYYFIPKQAGRPVYSYRLSIVHFWALIFTYMWAGPHHLHYTALPDWTQSVGMVFSLILLAPSWGGMINGIMTLSGAWHKLRDDPILRFLIVSLSFYGMSTFEGPMMSIKTVNALSHYTDWTVGHVHSGALGWVGLITMGSLYYLIPRLFGREKMHSIKAIELHFWLATIGIVLYIAAMWIAGVMQGLMWRAINPDGTLTYTFVESVKATYPFYVIRVLGGLLFLGGMCIMAWNTWMTAISGRSVNVAIPAVKPAHA, from the coding sequence ATGGATTCACCAAGTACAAATGTGGCTGCGCACTACAACGACACGGTAGTGCGCCAATTTGCCATCATGTCTGTGGTATGGGGGGTGGTTGGCATGTTGGTCGGCGTCATCGTCGCTGCCCAGCTGGCGTGGCCTGAACTCAACTTCGGCATTTCATGGCTGAGTTTTGGCCGTCTGCGTCCGCTGCACACCAATGCAGTGATTTTTGCCTTTGGTGGCTGCGCCCTCATGGGCACCAGCTATTACGTGGTGCAGCGCACCTGCCAGACGCGCCTGTTCGCAGGTTCGTTGGCGGCGTTCACCTTCTGGGGTTGGCAGTTGGTGATCGTGGCTGCCGCGATTTCTTTGCCTCTGGGTTACACCTCGGGCAAGGAATACGCTGAACTCGAATGGCCGATCGACATCCTGATCGCCTTGGTCTGGGTGGCCTACGCCGTGGTGTTCTTCGGCACCGTGGGTACGCGCAAGGTCAAGCACATTTATGTGGCCAACTGGTTCTACGGTGGCTTCATTCTGGCCGTGGCGCTGCTGCACATCATCAACAGTGCAGCCATTCCTGCGGGTTTCATGAAGAGCTACTCGGCCTACGCCGGTGTGCAAGATGCCATGGTGCAGTGGTGGTATGGCCACAACGCCGTGGGTTTCTTCCTCACCGCTGGCTTCCTGGGCATGATGTATTACTTCATCCCCAAGCAGGCGGGTCGTCCGGTGTATTCGTATCGCCTGTCGATCGTGCACTTCTGGGCCCTGATCTTCACTTACATGTGGGCCGGCCCGCACCACCTGCACTACACCGCGCTGCCGGACTGGACGCAATCGGTGGGCATGGTGTTCTCGCTCATCCTGCTGGCACCGTCCTGGGGCGGCATGATCAACGGCATCATGACCCTGTCGGGCGCCTGGCACAAACTGCGCGACGACCCCATCCTGCGTTTCCTGATCGTGTCGCTGTCGTTCTACGGCATGTCCACGTTCGAGGGTCCGATGATGTCCATTAAGACCGTCAACGCCCTGTCGCACTACACCGACTGGACCGTGGGCCATGTGCACTCTGGTGCCCTGGGCTGGGTGGGCTTGATCACCATGGGTTCGCTCTACTACCTGATCCCGCGCCTGTTTGGCCGTGAAAAGATGCACTCCATCAAGGCCATCGAACTGCACTTCTGGCTGGCCACCATCGGCATCGTGCTGTACATCGCTGCGATGTGGATCGCTGGTGTGATGCAGGGCCTGATGTGGCGCGCCATCAACCCCGATGGCACCCTGACCTATACCTTTGTGGAAAGCGTCAAGGCCACCTATCCCTTCTACGTGATCCGTGTGCTAGGTGGTCTGCTGTTCCTCGGCGGTATGTGCATCATGGCCTGGAACACCTGGATGACTGCCATTTCCGGCCGCTCGGTGAATGTCGCCATCCCGGCCGTCAAGCCGGCCCACGCCTGA
- the bfr gene encoding bacterioferritin codes for MQGHPQVIDCLKELLRGELAARDQYFLHSRLYEDQGFVRLYQRMDHEMQEETQHADAILRRILFLGGQPDMRPKDLNPGVDVPDMLRKDLAAEYQVRDNLRQAIALCDSLQDYVSRDMLLAQLRDTEEDHSYWLEKQIGLIDKIGLQNYLQTQSQG; via the coding sequence ATGCAAGGCCACCCCCAAGTCATTGATTGCCTCAAAGAGCTGCTGCGCGGCGAACTGGCCGCGCGCGACCAGTATTTTTTGCATTCGCGCCTGTACGAAGACCAGGGCTTTGTGCGCCTGTACCAGCGCATGGACCATGAAATGCAGGAGGAAACCCAGCACGCCGACGCCATCTTGCGCCGCATCCTGTTCCTGGGTGGCCAGCCGGACATGCGCCCCAAGGACCTCAACCCCGGCGTGGACGTGCCCGACATGCTGCGCAAGGACCTGGCGGCCGAGTACCAGGTGCGCGACAACCTGCGCCAGGCCATCGCCCTGTGCGACAGCCTGCAAGACTACGTCAGCCGCGACATGCTGCTGGCGCAGCTGCGCGACACCGAGGAAGACCACAGCTACTGGCTGGAAAAGCAGATCGGCCTGATCGACAAAATCGGCCTGCAAAACTACCTGCAGACCCAATCTCAGGGATAA
- a CDS encoding enoyl-CoA hydratase/isomerase family protein has translation MPGEVRVQAHAGGLIEVELAHPGKLNAMNRAMWRQLRSVFERVQRNAQARCVLISGQGGAFCAGGDIAEYPGFRFDPVQLRDFHENDVWGGLVAMLACDVPIVAAIEGACMGAGVEIASCCDLRIASAQARFGAPIAKLGFPMAPREAQLVAAAVGEVTARQMLLEAATFSAEEMLARGFLSRVVPPHDCTAQARAAAERIAALAPAAARMNKQTFRALKQPLAPAHQALAAIESIVNGGADPYAYAASAEHREGIAAFLEKRRPVF, from the coding sequence ATGCCGGGCGAAGTGCGGGTGCAGGCCCATGCCGGGGGGCTGATCGAGGTGGAGCTGGCGCACCCGGGCAAGCTCAACGCCATGAACCGCGCCATGTGGCGCCAGTTGCGCTCTGTTTTTGAGCGCGTGCAGCGCAATGCGCAGGCGCGCTGCGTCTTGATTTCAGGGCAGGGCGGGGCGTTTTGCGCCGGCGGCGACATTGCCGAGTACCCGGGTTTTCGCTTTGACCCGGTGCAGCTGCGCGATTTTCATGAAAACGACGTCTGGGGCGGCCTCGTTGCCATGCTGGCCTGCGACGTGCCCATCGTCGCCGCCATCGAGGGCGCCTGCATGGGCGCCGGGGTGGAGATTGCCAGCTGCTGCGACCTGCGCATCGCCAGTGCCCAGGCGCGCTTCGGTGCGCCGATTGCCAAACTGGGTTTTCCCATGGCGCCGCGCGAGGCGCAGCTGGTGGCCGCCGCCGTGGGGGAGGTGACGGCACGCCAGATGCTGCTCGAAGCCGCCACCTTCAGTGCTGAGGAGATGCTGGCGCGCGGCTTTTTGAGCCGGGTCGTGCCCCCCCATGACTGCACCGCCCAGGCGCGTGCGGCAGCCGAACGCATCGCCGCCCTGGCGCCGGCAGCAGCGCGCATGAACAAGCAGACGTTTCGGGCCTTAAAACAGCCGCTAGCGCCCGCCCATCAAGCGCTAGCAGCTATCGAAAGCATAGTAAACGGCGGCGCCGACCCCTACGCCTACGCCGCCAGCGCCGAGCACCGCGAGGGCATTGCAGCGTTCTTGGAAAAGCGCCGGCCCGTGTTTTAA
- the lgt gene encoding prolipoprotein diacylglyceryl transferase translates to MLMYPQINPIAVQIGPLAVHWYGITYLVAFGLFLWLGTLRLHHPPFVHLRGAQAWTRKDVEDFLFLGVLGVVLGGRLGYCLFYKPGYYLLHPLEVLYVWQGGMSFHGGLLGVAAAMLWFAHSRQRPLLQVADFVAPCVPTGLAAGRVGNFINGELWGRFASPDLPWAMVFPQSGTLAPRHPSQVYQFLLEGLLLFVLLWLYARRERRPGQVTGAFLFGYGLLRFTAEYFREPDAFLGILSLGMSMGQWLCVPMIVGGAGLWLWARQQPIANKKA, encoded by the coding sequence ATGCTGATGTACCCGCAGATCAACCCCATTGCCGTGCAGATCGGGCCGCTGGCCGTGCACTGGTACGGTATTACCTACCTCGTGGCCTTTGGCCTGTTCCTATGGCTGGGCACCCTGCGCCTGCACCACCCGCCGTTTGTGCACCTGCGCGGTGCACAGGCGTGGACGCGCAAGGATGTGGAGGACTTTTTATTTCTGGGCGTGCTCGGCGTGGTGCTGGGCGGGCGCCTGGGCTACTGCCTGTTCTACAAGCCGGGCTACTACCTGCTGCATCCGCTGGAGGTGCTGTACGTCTGGCAGGGCGGCATGAGCTTTCACGGCGGCCTGCTCGGCGTGGCAGCGGCCATGCTGTGGTTTGCCCATTCGCGCCAGCGCCCGCTGCTGCAGGTGGCCGACTTCGTCGCCCCCTGTGTGCCCACCGGCCTGGCGGCCGGGCGTGTGGGCAACTTCATCAACGGCGAGCTTTGGGGGCGCTTTGCCAGCCCCGATCTGCCCTGGGCCATGGTGTTTCCGCAAAGCGGCACGCTGGCGCCGCGCCACCCGTCGCAGGTGTACCAGTTTTTGCTCGAAGGGCTGCTGCTGTTCGTGCTGCTGTGGCTGTACGCGCGCCGCGAGCGCCGGCCAGGGCAGGTGACCGGGGCGTTTTTGTTCGGCTATGGGCTGCTGCGCTTTACGGCGGAGTATTTCCGCGAGCCCGATGCTTTCCTGGGCATCCTGTCGCTGGGCATGAGCATGGGGCAGTGGCTGTGTGTGCCCATGATCGTCGGCGGCGCCGGGCTGTGGCTTTGGGCGCGCCAGCAGCCAATTGCAAACAAAAAAGCTTGA
- the ccoO gene encoding cytochrome-c oxidase, cbb3-type subunit II yields the protein MSQNNNSTGFTHEKVETSNFLMIVLIVLVVAIGGLTEIVPLFFQKSTTEPVQGLKPYTALQLAGRDIYLREGCYNCHSQMIRPFRAETLRYGHYSVAGEFVYDHPFQWGSKRTGPDLHRVGGKYSDEWHRIHLNNPRDVVPESNMPAYPWLEKNMVDADSLPAHMRALRKVGVPYTDEEIAASSAEVKDKTEQDAVVAYLQAMGLALK from the coding sequence ATGTCCCAAAACAACAATTCCACCGGCTTTACCCACGAGAAGGTCGAAACCAGCAACTTCCTCATGATCGTGCTGATCGTGCTGGTGGTGGCCATTGGGGGTCTGACCGAAATCGTGCCCCTGTTCTTCCAAAAATCCACCACCGAGCCGGTGCAGGGCTTGAAGCCTTACACCGCACTGCAGCTGGCTGGACGTGACATCTATCTGCGCGAAGGTTGCTACAACTGCCACTCGCAGATGATTCGCCCTTTCCGTGCCGAGACGCTGCGCTACGGCCACTACTCGGTCGCTGGTGAGTTCGTGTACGACCACCCCTTCCAGTGGGGCTCTAAGCGCACCGGCCCGGATCTGCACCGCGTGGGCGGCAAGTACAGCGATGAATGGCACCGCATCCACCTGAACAATCCGCGTGACGTCGTACCTGAGTCGAACATGCCCGCCTACCCCTGGCTGGAGAAAAACATGGTCGATGCCGACAGCCTGCCGGCGCACATGCGTGCTCTGCGTAAGGTTGGTGTGCCTTATACCGACGAAGAAATCGCTGCCAGTTCGGCTGAAGTCAAGGACAAGACGGAGCAAGATGCCGTGGTGGCCTACCTGCAGGCCATGGGTCTGGCGCTTAAATAA
- a CDS encoding CcoQ/FixQ family Cbb3-type cytochrome c oxidase assembly chaperone, with product MDVNTMRIVVTLLSFALFIGIGVWAYARRNQARFDEAAQLPFLQD from the coding sequence ATGGATGTCAACACCATGCGTATCGTTGTAACCCTGTTGTCCTTTGCCCTTTTTATCGGCATTGGTGTCTGGGCGTACGCGCGCCGCAATCAGGCCCGCTTTGATGAGGCAGCACAGCTGCCCTTCCTGCAGGATTGA
- a CDS encoding flavodoxin family protein, whose protein sequence is MEGRAVSKQLLVVYHSRTGGTRQLVQSLQDGARDGGASTTLRLLPAHEAQVDDLLAADGYVFAAPENLAALSGEMKEFFDRCYYGALDRIQGRPCALLVCAGSDGSAALQQMRRITTGWRLQEVAEPFIACTYAQSPEEIAAPKRMARTALERCYALGSAMSLGLELGVF, encoded by the coding sequence ATGGAGGGCAGGGCGGTGAGCAAGCAACTTTTGGTGGTGTACCACTCGCGCACCGGCGGCACGCGCCAGCTGGTGCAGTCGCTGCAGGACGGGGCGCGCGACGGCGGCGCCAGTACCACGCTGCGCCTGTTGCCTGCGCATGAGGCGCAGGTCGATGACCTGCTGGCAGCCGACGGCTACGTCTTCGCCGCGCCGGAAAACCTCGCGGCCCTGAGTGGGGAGATGAAGGAGTTTTTCGACCGCTGCTACTACGGCGCCCTCGATCGCATCCAGGGCCGGCCCTGCGCGCTGCTGGTGTGCGCCGGCAGCGACGGCAGCGCCGCCCTGCAGCAGATGCGGCGCATTACCACTGGCTGGCGCCTGCAGGAGGTGGCCGAGCCCTTCATCGCCTGCACCTACGCGCAAAGCCCGGAGGAAATTGCCGCGCCCAAGCGCATGGCGCGCACCGCGTTAGAGCGCTGCTACGCCCTGGGCAGTGCCATGAGCCTGGGGCTGGAGTTGGGCGTTTTTTAA
- the ccoP gene encoding cytochrome-c oxidase, cbb3-type subunit III, with protein sequence MSDFTSNFWSFYVTAFTLLGIFGCLLLLWLTARKKVESAADNTTGHVWDEDLMEMNNPMPRWWMWMFVITAVFGLGYLAIYPGLGKFAGQLGWSTKGQYEAEVAKAAKDLEPMYARFSNMKPEDMAGDAQAMAIGERLFMNNCSQCHGSDARGGKGFPNLIDVDWLHGGTSDKIHETIAQGRVGVMPPMAAAVGSPEDVRNLANYVLSLSGSPNDSLRASLGKEKFGACAACHGMDGKGNQALGAPNLTDDIWLHGWGENAIIERINKGVTNQMPAQQGRLTDAQINVLTAYVWGLSNKPAQAR encoded by the coding sequence ATGAGTGATTTCACGAGTAATTTCTGGTCGTTTTATGTGACCGCGTTCACCCTGCTGGGTATCTTCGGCTGTCTGCTGCTGCTGTGGCTGACAGCGCGTAAGAAGGTCGAATCGGCAGCGGACAACACCACTGGCCACGTCTGGGACGAAGATTTGATGGAGATGAACAACCCCATGCCGCGCTGGTGGATGTGGATGTTCGTCATCACCGCCGTCTTTGGACTGGGCTACCTGGCGATCTATCCTGGCCTGGGCAAGTTCGCCGGCCAGCTCGGCTGGTCCACCAAGGGTCAGTATGAGGCCGAGGTAGCAAAGGCTGCCAAGGATCTGGAGCCGATGTACGCGCGCTTTTCCAACATGAAGCCCGAAGACATGGCCGGTGATGCCCAGGCCATGGCCATTGGTGAACGTTTGTTCATGAATAACTGCTCGCAGTGCCACGGTTCCGATGCACGCGGCGGCAAGGGTTTCCCGAACCTGATCGACGTTGATTGGCTCCACGGCGGTACGTCCGACAAAATTCACGAAACCATTGCCCAGGGTCGTGTGGGCGTTATGCCGCCCATGGCTGCTGCGGTGGGTTCGCCTGAAGATGTGCGCAACCTTGCGAACTATGTGCTCAGCCTTTCTGGTAGCCCGAATGACTCGTTGCGCGCTTCGCTGGGCAAGGAAAAGTTCGGTGCCTGCGCTGCCTGTCACGGTATGGACGGCAAGGGTAACCAGGCGTTGGGCGCCCCCAATCTGACCGATGACATTTGGCTGCACGGTTGGGGCGAAAACGCTATCATCGAACGGATCAACAAAGGCGTCACCAACCAGATGCCGGCGCAGCAAGGTCGCCTGACCGATGCGCAGATCAACGTCCTGACGGCCTACGTTTGGGGCCTGTCGAACAAGCCGGCACAAGCGCGGTAA
- the ilvD gene encoding dihydroxy-acid dehydratase has protein sequence MPAYRSKTSTAGRNMAGARALWRATGMKDADFQKPIIAVVNSFTQFVPGHVHLKDMGQLVAREIEAAGGVAKEFNTIAVDDGIAMGHDGMLYSLPSRDVIADSVEYMVNAHCADAMVCISNCDKITPGMLMAAMRLNIPVIFVSGGPMEAGKVQLAVPASKTFHAKKLDLVDAMVMAVDESVSEADMAEVERNACPTCGSCSGMFTANSMNCLTEALGLSLPGNGTTLATHADREQLFKRAGRRIVDLARQYYEGEDESILPRAVGFKAFENAMTLDIAMGGSTNTILHLLAIAQEAEIAFTMQDIDRLSRTVPQLCKVAPNTDKYHIEDVHRAGGIYAILGELERAGKLHTDVPTVHAQTLGQALAQWDVVRTQDAAVHHFFQAAPGGRPTQVAFSQNERWPSLDLDREHGCIRSYEHAFSKEGGLAVLVGNIALDGCVVKTAGVDDSILVFEGKAYVTESQDEAVADILADKVQAGDVVIVRYEGPKGGPGMQEMLYPTSYIKSKGLGKACALLTDGRFSGGTSGLSIGHCSPEAAAGGAIGLVQNGDKIRIDIPNRSINVLVSDEELARRRAAQDAQGWKPVKPRPRKVSAALKAYAKLVTSADKGAVRDLSLLD, from the coding sequence ATGCCCGCCTACCGTTCCAAAACCTCCACCGCCGGCCGCAACATGGCCGGTGCCCGCGCCCTGTGGCGTGCCACCGGCATGAAGGACGCCGACTTCCAAAAGCCCATCATCGCGGTGGTCAACTCCTTCACCCAGTTCGTGCCCGGCCATGTGCACCTCAAGGACATGGGCCAGCTCGTGGCGCGTGAGATCGAGGCCGCTGGTGGCGTAGCCAAGGAGTTCAACACCATCGCCGTGGACGACGGCATCGCCATGGGCCACGACGGCATGTTGTACTCGCTGCCCAGCCGCGACGTGATTGCCGACAGCGTGGAGTACATGGTGAACGCGCACTGCGCCGACGCCATGGTCTGCATCAGCAACTGTGACAAGATCACCCCCGGCATGTTGATGGCCGCCATGCGCCTGAACATCCCGGTGATTTTTGTCTCCGGTGGCCCCATGGAAGCGGGCAAGGTGCAGCTGGCGGTGCCGGCGAGCAAAACCTTCCACGCCAAGAAGCTCGACCTGGTGGACGCCATGGTCATGGCCGTGGACGAGAGCGTGAGCGAGGCCGACATGGCCGAAGTGGAGCGCAACGCCTGCCCCACCTGCGGCTCCTGCTCGGGCATGTTCACCGCCAACTCCATGAACTGCCTGACCGAGGCGCTGGGCCTGTCCCTGCCCGGCAACGGCACCACCCTGGCCACGCACGCCGACCGCGAGCAGCTGTTCAAGCGCGCCGGGCGGCGTATCGTCGATCTGGCGCGCCAGTACTACGAAGGCGAAGACGAGAGCATCCTGCCGCGCGCGGTGGGCTTCAAGGCGTTTGAGAACGCCATGACGCTGGACATCGCCATGGGCGGCTCGACCAACACCATCCTGCACCTGCTGGCGATCGCGCAGGAGGCCGAGATTGCCTTCACCATGCAGGACATCGACCGCCTCTCGCGCACCGTGCCGCAGCTGTGCAAGGTGGCGCCCAACACCGACAAGTACCACATCGAGGACGTGCACCGCGCCGGCGGCATCTACGCCATCCTGGGTGAGTTGGAGCGCGCCGGCAAGCTGCACACCGACGTGCCCACGGTGCACGCCCAGACCCTGGGCCAAGCCCTGGCGCAATGGGACGTGGTGCGCACCCAGGACGCGGCCGTGCACCATTTCTTCCAGGCCGCGCCCGGTGGCCGCCCGACGCAGGTGGCCTTCAGCCAGAACGAGCGCTGGCCCAGCCTGGACCTGGACCGCGAACACGGCTGCATCCGCTCCTACGAGCACGCTTTCAGCAAAGAAGGCGGCCTGGCCGTGCTGGTGGGCAACATCGCCCTGGACGGCTGCGTGGTGAAAACGGCGGGGGTGGACGACTCGATTTTGGTGTTCGAGGGCAAGGCCTACGTCACCGAGTCGCAGGACGAGGCCGTGGCCGACATCCTGGCCGACAAGGTGCAGGCGGGCGACGTGGTCATCGTGCGCTACGAAGGCCCCAAGGGCGGCCCCGGGATGCAGGAAATGCTCTACCCCACCAGCTACATCAAGAGCAAGGGCCTGGGCAAGGCCTGCGCGCTGCTGACCGATGGCCGCTTCTCCGGCGGCACCTCGGGCCTGTCGATTGGCCACTGCTCGCCCGAGGCGGCGGCGGGCGGCGCCATCGGCCTGGTGCAAAACGGCGACAAGATCCGCATCGACATCCCGAACCGCAGCATCAACGTGCTGGTGAGCGACGAGGAGCTGGCACGCCGGCGTGCCGCCCAGGACGCCCAGGGCTGGAAGCCGGTCAAGCCGCGCCCGCGCAAGGTGTCTGCCGCGCTCAAGGCCTACGCCAAATTAGTCACCAGCGCCGACAAGGGCGCGGTGCGTGACCTGTCGCTGCTCGACTGA